atttcttcactttGTTGAAAACGCAATATTTTGACTTAAGTTTGGAATTTGACacggtttaaaatgaatttaatacagtacccctattttttaacaaaatatgcactgaattttaagtaaaagaagatgaaataaaaatttgaattgttatatatatatatatataattgttattatactgagttaataaaatttgtctaggctttctaaaatctaaattaaaaattttagctgAATCCCGAGAAACTGAAAAAACaccttatttataataaactaacGAAAATATATCCATATACcgaattgattgttgaaaaaaatgaaaaacattttaagtacataatatataatactaaaaacataaataatcatttcttgaatttgtctcgagagtccatgaatttgaataattcaaatttttatttcatcttcttatacttaaaattcagtacatattttgttaaaaaatggggGTACTatatcaaattcaatttaaatcgtGTCAAATGCCTaacttttcaagtcaaaattgtaaatattgtgttTTCAACAACGTGGATgccaaaatttctaccaaaacgatgaattgtcaacaaaatacatgaattttcaaatagaaatggaattcattttttaaatgaaaaaatggatttcctaccaaaggagatgaattttaaaaccaaaaagacaaaatacaaaaaagatagttacgtttttaaacagtggtgaatttttaactaaaataatgaatctttgatcaaaataattaaattttcaaccagacattacatttttagaaaaagacattttcaactaagattttcagagaaaaaattgcaaaaaaactgttgaatttttaagcaaaagtattaatttcgaaccaagatcattttcaaccaaaaatggtagttttaaactttcagttgaaaaagtaattttaaaaaatggtagacATTAGATACAGTAGACAATCAGAATAAAAATCAAGATAACCGTTTTCcctataaattaattaacattaaaaaaagaaacgaaaagtttttatttaaaaatatttattttaaaactgagaAGTATTAACATGTcattagtattaaaaataattacacccTCTATTACAGCGCATGTACAATATAactaagataaataaaataagtatccttataataattacaattttacatGAGAATCAGAGGAAAATATTGCATTAGATATTTGTAAATGTATAAATCTAAACTCTGATTTGCCAATCtgattccatgaatttcaataTGGAATTCTCATGGAAAGTTGATTGATCTACTAGACCTGATtggcaattataatttttcatccctAAATTCCTTTTTCTGTACTAGTTCATAGTAATGTCGAGATAAAATAGGTTCTCGTGGGCTATTTCGATGAGGCGTTTGAATTATATTATTGCTCATCCGTAGTTTTTGAGCTATGGAAATTTCTACTTCCTTCATAGATTTTATTGTCGgttcttctttaatttcttttttaatcgaaaatccgTTTACTGTTGGCGTTGATGCATCAAATGTCTTCATTCTTGATTTCCAGGACAAGTAGGGCGTGCATTCCACTTCCGGGTGATCCGAATTCGTCGAATTCGTTGTCAAATCTTCTTTTTCTTCcctgaaaagaattatttaaatattagtaTAATATATATTATGAACGTATCAATTCATTAGGAAAAATgttgtgcttgaaaatatttcgatGGAATCGCGGCGATTTTTGAGAACAAAATTTCTTCTCGAAAATTGCTGcaatcattttcttttaattttcttttctaactgaaattttaactatcctATATTTGTTTTGAGAATGTCtcctttttatttgtaaatgtatcctttttatttgaaaattcatgtattttgtagaaaattggtcttttttggtcaagaattaGACTTTtgtgttaaagatttaattatttcgttaacaattcatttaatacccaatttttattctattctattccattttttctgaaaatcttatctatcttgatatttaattaatctttttggtagaaaattgaactattttggtagaatgaGAATTTTATGTTGAcaattaatctgatttggttgaggattcaactattttgttagaaattcctcCCTTTTCGTCGGTCAAATTACGTAAGATAGGAGACTAcgtggttcaaaatttgagaaaaaaaactataattagtcaagaaatagtggcattagcggacaatttagagaaaatatagtctttattgtcatttttttcgaaataggtGTGAAAATAGTGTCAACGCTAAAAGAAACTGTCAAATATTGTGAATAGTGTGATGAGTCCGAGacctgaaaatattacaaatttaatccaAGTTTGCATGGAATATGCATACCCGAATTTCTatacgttcaaatgaacgaaatatttttttcttaattctatcTTATCTATAAATATtcttccaaataaaatttaaaataatacattataaGTTTTTTTGTAACTTGTACAAGGTcagtaaaaaatgttcatttgaatGATCAAACCATcaagaaatatattattatcacCTCTTATTTACGATCTCATTCCCATCGCATCCTGGCACGTATCCATTTTCTGTGAAGAGTACTTCTATATCGCTACTTTGTTGCTCTATATCTTCAAATATACTCCAGGATTCTTCCATAAATTTTCGCATTTCTGATAAGTTTTGTTCACTCTTTTCGAGATCTACAATCAAACTTTCCTGCagaaaaaaattagactttttagaTTTCTCAACAATTTTAAACGCATTTTGAACATCAGGTTCTGATAAATTATGATAACTATATTTAGATGAGTtgtaaactttaataattattacttttaattgtAGAGATGTATCAAAATTAGGggaaaatttgtcgaaaaaaacTTCGTGTAAGGTCTACCGAAAATATATTTGCTagattaaatacttttattttctgaatgaatGGGAATAAATAAGACATAAagcttcattttaaaaacttcgaatatattaaaaatagtataatatagaaataaaaaatcgaaataaggtGTAAATATCTCAATTTTGTAGAGTCAAAAACAAACGTCAGTTCCCCTAACCTAGAAAATAAACTGATTATTTCACCATTTCTCTCTGATTTCAGCTTTATTGCTTTgtagtatttttacaaatttcaaacctttaattCAGCCACAGATTTTGATAAAGCTTCAGCTGCTACATTTGCTTTTGCTGCTTCTTGTAAGTCTTCTGTATTTTCTGTATACCTGGTGTAGGACCTGCCAATGTGAATATGAGGTGCGTTCCATATTTCTGTCATTTTATGGATTCCTTCGTCCAATTTCTTTCCCTCTAATCTTAGTTTGTCGAAATAATTCATTTCATGAATTCTAGTTATTCACTGGTCCACAGTAATTCAATCAAAATCAGTAAATGGAGTACATGCAACAATTGTTTACAAGGCTTACATACAAACCCAAACTgtcgaaaaacttttaaacccaaCTCAACGAACGGCGCATGATCCAACGTAGGAATATCAGgagtatgttccgatttgagcagttgagagttatttaaaatttcaaagttggcaatgccaatgtataagcataggctgccggtgcgcaatgatgcctatgcttatacatggcattgccaactttgaaactttaaaaaactctcatatactcaaatcggaacataccccAGCTCTTTGCTAAACGCACATGCGCGATTTCAGAGGCgcgctttttcaaaattcagatatgatatttttggtatcaattttttttcttttaaaatttctgattatATCCGCGGAAAATGGATCGAATCATTTCTTACTTTAAGCATATTTCTAAATTCTGAACAAGgttttttcaagtattaaatttgccaatattaaaaatgaacttttgaaatcttttttatttgtaaatattatttaattaaaaactgaattatattgttgaaaattgaacaattaaaaaaatcatactttttggctgaaaattcatcttttttgtttaaaagttaatctctttttgtagaaatttcatctgttttggttaaaaatacagctTAGTCTATAGTCAAAAATCAGAGAGAAATTcaattaggaaatcatttaatttataatgcgtaattctgAAATCGTTTACTTTAAAGTTTTccattttagttctttttttttaaggtgGCTTCTGGACCGGTacaccggaaaatgacagtgaatttatgtttttcaCAGTAACTTTGCAAATTGTTGTAAGAAAAATCTACTCAGTTCGAtttgaacttcttttttgaatttcaaattcaattgttactttttcaattattaaataatttagatcaCGGTGCAAAATTCTGAAATctgttattttacaaaatttccattttaggctcttttttaagcgtatattttcagtttaaagaatttaaaaatagtgttttgatttaaaaaattaaaatcgtttgaatctgaaatttgaactttttgaattcgaaagcagttaaacaaatttaaacatcctattgaataattataaaatattttcaattttgaattcaatttgaaattttctaaataaaaagagcgatttttaattatttgactatttattaaaaatcagcaatcataaatcaaatattcaaaaatattgaatttttctgtataaataagaattaagcgattatcaatttgaaactttaaattaaaataatttaattaaaaattataaatgtacaACAAACGCTCgggaataatttattttcaactttttttttgaataggTCGTTTTCATCATTTCTATGGAGTTGGAAGGGatcaaattttggttttaattttatcaGAATACAAAAATGcctttcttgttttaattttttttattcagttgtaaaagtcatctttttttcggttatttattttttttttaattcgaagagACTTTTTTATTGGTTTAGATGGGAGGAAATGTTGGTGTTCAGTtgcttttttttcgaaatgaaagagggaaatttttacatttcagaTTTTGATCTAGTTGGAAAGATGCTTAATGTGGTTATGAattgtttttctgaattggaaggggccacttttttaaaacattgttattgagttcaaagaaagaattttttattttacatttttttctgaattgaaataagaacattttttatttttgttatttgttttttttacctaaaaattttatgacGAAAATTGAcgatttcgaaata
This Belonocnema kinseyi isolate 2016_QV_RU_SX_M_011 chromosome 3, B_treatae_v1, whole genome shotgun sequence DNA region includes the following protein-coding sequences:
- the LOC117169181 gene encoding uncharacterized protein LOC117169181, whose amino-acid sequence is MNYFDKLRLEGKKLDEGIHKMTEIWNAPHIHIGRSYTRYTENTEDLQEAAKANVAAEALSKSVAELKESLIVDLEKSEQNLSEMRKFMEESWSIFEDIEQQSSDIEVLFTENGYVPGCDGNEIVNKREEKEDLTTNSTNSDHPEVECTPYLSWKSRMKTFDASTPTVNGFSIKKEIKEEPTIKSMKEVEISIAQKLRMSNNIIQTPHRNSPREPILSRHYYELVQKKEFRDEKL